A region of Allocoleopsis franciscana PCC 7113 DNA encodes the following proteins:
- a CDS encoding metallophosphoesterase family protein: MKFVSDPPISVKIRKMKQRVRWGDPVILERGIDQTRMVLDINEPDNPEFSFLVVGDSGAGAQRGHNPQRQIAELMLSQRDTSDFVLHTGDVIYLVGSSEYYQKNFISPYREFLVGGEDYKKIAYDQMVFNIPFLPVLGNHDYYDLPWFFGVMTGTTLPLRRLLWSKLDFDIGWQGSGQGRVYAQAFMDYLKALNNKEAFVRHLDQHYTAKTDTGPCLRYQPGHFTRLPNRYYTFRFGGIDFFALDTNTFNAPSPLPNTKEGDELRRELYQRREELERSEEKILETCERLNPDNPEEADILDDQQAKLEQIEEAKLDIEKQLTTDKNIVTDFEQLEWLKQRLIESWHTQEVRGRVLYFHHPPYVTEATKWDQGQTMEVRYHLRRVLDAVDEAVGELPQGRPIVDLVLSGHAHCLEHLYTGDTGHADSHINWIVCGGSGYSLRRQRAEGSDLSERFRDNGGDRIRQVAKSRLFVGRHGHGSKKGRPYSFIRIDVKAGCPPKLVVRPFIAERLGRHWSHSQLEPVVI; the protein is encoded by the coding sequence ATGAAATTCGTGTCCGATCCACCCATCTCCGTCAAAATCCGCAAGATGAAGCAGCGGGTGCGGTGGGGTGACCCAGTCATTTTAGAGCGGGGAATCGACCAAACTCGGATGGTTTTAGACATCAATGAGCCAGATAATCCTGAATTTTCCTTCTTAGTCGTGGGGGATAGTGGTGCTGGAGCACAGCGCGGTCATAACCCTCAACGACAAATCGCTGAACTGATGCTCTCACAGCGCGATACCAGTGATTTTGTGTTGCACACAGGCGATGTAATTTACCTCGTTGGCTCCAGCGAGTACTATCAAAAGAACTTTATTTCCCCCTATCGAGAGTTTCTGGTCGGGGGAGAGGATTACAAAAAGATTGCCTATGACCAGATGGTGTTTAATATCCCGTTTCTCCCCGTGCTAGGAAACCACGACTACTACGACCTTCCTTGGTTTTTTGGTGTGATGACAGGGACGACACTTCCCCTGCGCCGACTCCTCTGGTCAAAACTAGATTTTGACATTGGCTGGCAGGGTTCGGGTCAAGGTAGGGTTTATGCCCAGGCATTCATGGACTACCTGAAAGCGTTGAATAACAAGGAAGCGTTTGTCCGTCATTTAGACCAGCATTACACGGCTAAAACCGATACAGGACCCTGTCTACGTTACCAACCCGGACATTTCACCCGCTTACCCAACCGCTATTACACCTTTCGTTTCGGTGGGATTGACTTCTTTGCCCTGGATACGAATACCTTTAATGCACCATCACCCCTACCCAACACCAAAGAGGGTGATGAACTCCGTCGCGAACTCTATCAGCGCAGAGAGGAGTTAGAACGTTCAGAAGAGAAAATTCTCGAAACTTGTGAACGACTTAACCCCGACAACCCGGAGGAAGCGGATATTCTGGATGATCAGCAAGCGAAGTTGGAGCAAATTGAGGAAGCCAAGCTGGACATTGAGAAACAACTGACCACCGACAAAAACATTGTTACCGACTTTGAACAACTCGAATGGCTCAAACAAAGGCTGATTGAATCTTGGCATACCCAAGAGGTGCGCGGACGTGTCCTTTATTTCCACCATCCTCCCTACGTCACTGAAGCCACTAAGTGGGACCAAGGACAAACGATGGAGGTTCGTTACCATCTGCGCCGTGTTCTGGATGCCGTAGATGAAGCGGTTGGGGAACTGCCACAGGGGCGTCCCATTGTGGATTTGGTGCTTTCGGGTCACGCCCATTGCTTGGAACATCTCTACACGGGTGACACCGGACACGCGGACTCTCACATTAACTGGATTGTCTGCGGGGGTAGCGGTTACAGTCTGCGTCGCCAACGGGCTGAGGGTTCGGATTTAAGTGAGCGGTTTAGGGATAATGGAGGCGATCGCATTCGTCAAGTTGCAAAATCCCGCCTTTTTGTCGGTCGGCATGGTCATGGCTCAAAAAAGGGGCGACCCTATTCGTTTATCCGAATCGATGTCAAAGCCGGTTGCCCCCCCAAGTTGGTTGTTAGACCCTTTATCGCCGAACGATTGGGGCGACATTGGAGTCATAGCCAGCTTGAACCCGTTGTGATTTAA
- the hpsU gene encoding hormogonium polysaccharide biosynthesis acetyltransferase HpsU encodes MDTTPPTELSQKPEIAAIRGDSAAQPVLDQPPLIDLRQYDSSKSDRGRPGWFVLLWWLVQAIAFPLSPHTFNGFRKGLLQLFGAKIGTGVVIRPTARFTYPWKVEIGDYSWIGEDVVFYSLDRIHIGCHSVISQKCYLCTGSHDIQDPGFGLITAPIAIGNGAWIATDCFIAPGVQIGANAVIGARSSVFSHIPAQQVCWGTPARPHYQRQVRQKS; translated from the coding sequence ATGGATACAACCCCACCCACTGAGTTGTCTCAAAAGCCGGAAATCGCGGCTATTCGGGGAGACTCGGCTGCACAACCCGTTTTAGATCAGCCACCCTTGATTGATTTACGTCAATACGACTCATCCAAGTCCGATCGCGGGCGTCCTGGATGGTTTGTTTTACTTTGGTGGTTGGTGCAAGCGATCGCATTTCCCTTAAGTCCCCATACCTTCAACGGCTTCCGCAAAGGGCTACTCCAGCTATTTGGGGCAAAAATTGGTACTGGCGTGGTTATCCGACCCACTGCCCGTTTTACCTATCCCTGGAAAGTGGAAATTGGCGACTACAGTTGGATTGGGGAGGATGTAGTTTTTTACAGCCTCGATCGCATTCACATTGGCTGTCACAGCGTTATTTCGCAAAAATGCTACCTCTGTACCGGTAGCCACGACATCCAAGACCCAGGATTTGGTCTCATCACCGCCCCCATTGCGATCGGTAACGGTGCCTGGATTGCCACAGACTGCTTCATCGCCCCAGGCGTTCAAATTGGAGCCAATGCGGTGATTGGGGCGCGTAGCAGTGTTTTCAGTCATATCCCAGCCCAACAGGTCTGCTGGGGTACACCCGCACGCCCCCACTATCAACGACAAGTCCGGCAGAAATCCTAA